A single region of the Methanococcoides sp. AM1 genome encodes:
- a CDS encoding helix-hairpin-helix domain-containing protein: MPLSKPDDLEQIPSVGSKIAQELRDLGIHSIKDLKGKDSEELYFNLSTRKGMHVDRCVLYVFRCAVYYASNQDYDPELLKWWNWKDV; the protein is encoded by the coding sequence ATGCCTCTGTCAAAACCAGATGATCTTGAACAGATTCCGAGCGTTGGGAGCAAGATAGCCCAAGAGCTACGGGATCTGGGTATTCATTCAATTAAGGATTTGAAGGGAAAGGATTCTGAGGAACTTTACTTCAACCTTTCCACCCGAAAAGGAATGCATGTCGATAGATGCGTACTCTATGTATTTCGTTGTGCTGTGTACTATGCTTCAAACCAGGATTATGATCCTGAACTATTGAAATGGTGGAACTGGAAGGATGTATAA
- a CDS encoding DUF2341 domain-containing protein: protein MQRKIILFLLISIILLTGMTGTGLALSNAGGGDWNYSEEMTIKENSGKDLGNYQLQVLLDSSNFDFSKANPDGSDIRFTVNDNQLYHWIEEWDAGSESAIIWIKVPFIPANGMTYVTMHYGNPSAIDISSGVSTFDFFDDFVGMRLSIANWRSDTNGGGEIDIGNGIISLVNPKKHPTDFSEITSTDAFGINSMFVVKRMKVTTGTELMGPVLEQGLLDPQDESENMIVHRTELTNESKVTWTLIRDDDKFKSRDLTDLGIAEGTWYTSGIAWYQEDNFKKVSWFKNGVRDTRMDYSYDIENEDETIIDHIPDNELKLYLYSTTASTINNMGYMAVDHAFVRKYTPQEPTVFLPGETVTQEPEPLPESEMQVPQPILKDINMPASEVGKQAIFIFEPYPDNRSISAINDLKASGINTVFLRTDINNIWNSERFIKSAHENNITVYAMILDEKKDFVDGIDESSIEAVEEVLDYNTKSLAGFDGIYISLKTCDPVELEQVCQENAQLLEAIHEITAGKILLVAGIPAGYDRSSIESIAPNVDLFVLMTHDMDEIELTAEEIEDSVASKMGEIRGAGEYALITVVVSEGSDDAEVNELLNSLYAYYSDDPAFLGVSLLMHEDLQEVLEASAPAEEKGIPGFEAIFVIFGLLSIASRLRKQ, encoded by the coding sequence ATGCAAAGAAAAATAATCTTATTTCTGCTCATTTCCATAATTCTTTTGACCGGAATGACAGGTACAGGCCTCGCTCTATCCAATGCAGGGGGAGGAGACTGGAATTACTCTGAAGAAATGACAATAAAAGAGAACTCTGGTAAGGATTTAGGCAATTACCAGTTACAGGTTCTGCTGGATTCTTCAAATTTCGATTTCTCAAAAGCAAACCCGGATGGGTCAGATATCAGATTTACCGTAAACGATAATCAATTGTATCATTGGATCGAAGAGTGGGATGCTGGATCAGAGAGTGCTATAATATGGATCAAGGTTCCTTTTATTCCCGCTAATGGAATGACCTATGTGACAATGCATTATGGAAATCCGTCTGCAATTGACATTAGCAGTGGTGTGTCCACGTTCGATTTCTTCGATGACTTTGTAGGAATGCGCTTGAGCATTGCGAACTGGAGATCAGATACAAACGGTGGAGGGGAAATTGACATTGGCAATGGGATCATCAGCCTGGTAAACCCGAAAAAACACCCTACGGATTTTTCAGAAATAACTTCCACGGATGCATTTGGGATAAATTCCATGTTCGTTGTCAAGAGAATGAAGGTTACCACTGGTACCGAACTAATGGGTCCGGTACTGGAGCAGGGATTGCTTGATCCGCAAGACGAAAGCGAAAATATGATAGTCCATCGTACAGAACTCACCAATGAGAGCAAGGTTACGTGGACTCTGATCAGGGATGACGACAAGTTCAAATCAAGAGATCTTACAGACCTTGGTATTGCGGAGGGGACATGGTATACATCAGGTATTGCATGGTATCAAGAGGATAATTTCAAAAAGGTTTCATGGTTCAAGAACGGGGTAAGAGATACAAGGATGGATTATTCCTATGACATTGAAAATGAAGATGAAACTATAATTGACCACATCCCGGATAATGAATTGAAATTATACCTGTATTCAACTACAGCCAGCACCATAAATAATATGGGATACATGGCTGTGGATCATGCATTTGTACGTAAGTATACGCCACAGGAACCAACCGTTTTCCTGCCCGGAGAGACTGTCACACAAGAGCCTGAGCCCTTGCCGGAAAGTGAGATGCAGGTCCCTCAGCCCATTTTAAAAGATATTAATATGCCTGCCTCTGAGGTTGGAAAACAAGCGATCTTTATCTTTGAGCCTTATCCTGATAACAGATCGATTTCCGCTATAAATGATCTCAAAGCCAGTGGCATAAATACAGTGTTCCTGAGAACGGATATCAACAATATATGGAACTCTGAAAGATTCATAAAATCTGCCCATGAAAATAACATAACTGTCTACGCAATGATCCTTGATGAAAAGAAGGATTTTGTGGATGGAATTGACGAAAGTTCAATTGAGGCTGTCGAGGAAGTCCTTGATTACAACACGAAATCACTTGCAGGATTTGATGGCATATACATAAGCCTGAAAACCTGCGATCCTGTTGAACTGGAACAGGTGTGTCAGGAAAATGCACAGCTTCTGGAAGCCATCCATGAAATAACAGCTGGAAAGATATTATTAGTTGCAGGAATTCCGGCAGGGTATGACAGGTCAAGTATAGAGAGCATTGCACCAAATGTCGATCTCTTTGTTCTAATGACCCATGACATGGATGAGATCGAGCTGACGGCTGAAGAAATAGAGGATTCTGTTGCTTCAAAAATGGGAGAGATCAGGGGGGCCGGAGAATATGCTCTGATCACAGTTGTCGTGAGCGAAGGATCTGATGATGCAGAAGTTAATGAACTGTTGAACAGTCTATACGCTTACTACTCTGATGATCCGGCATTCCTGGGTGTTTCTCTTCTAATGCATGAAGACCTGCAAGAAGTTCTGGAGGCTTCAGCCCCGGCCGAAGAAAAGGGAATACCAGGATTTGAAGCTATATTTGTGATCTTTGGTTTGCTATCGATCGCATCTAGGCTAAGGAAGCAATGA
- a CDS encoding CxxC-x17-CxxC domain-containing protein, with translation MKKIDFKGPRDMHKSKCSNCGQETEVPFVPDPNRPVYCRECFQKHKPSKKD, from the coding sequence ATGAAAAAAATAGATTTCAAAGGGCCAAGAGATATGCACAAATCAAAATGTAGTAACTGCGGTCAGGAAACAGAAGTGCCTTTCGTACCGGACCCAAACAGACCGGTATACTGCAGGGAATGCTTCCAGAAACACAAACCGTCTAAAAAAGACTAA
- a CDS encoding ABC transporter substrate-binding protein gives MKKTTCFLLSILLIATLLSGCVESTGGATSESEDIKIGALLPLTGDLASIGEASQTALEVSAEDINGYFSGLGSGKNVEVIVKDTESDPETALEQLKQLDEMGITMVIGPQSSNEVEAVLEYANENGIILLSTASTAPSLAIPDDNLFRLVPDDTNQGMVLATFMQEDGISTVIPMYRNDVWGNGLVDEVGKNFETLNGTVLEGVRYETENADFSAEVESLNEKVVAATSEYDEGSIAVVLCSYGEVTEIFALARNYPALSEVNWYSTDGIALNKGLIKDNDAAGFAATTNVKAPIYGYIRANDRYQEIAPGIEEQLGRLPESYALTTYDALWIATFVDLDSIPNNDESARMAMKTITDTHFGMSGWTILDENGDRKYWNYDIWTVTKEDGSYQWELCGKIILPYEDNMLIMQGEDLGFAQ, from the coding sequence ATGAAAAAAACAACATGTTTTTTATTAAGTATACTACTTATAGCAACTCTCCTGTCAGGATGTGTTGAATCCACCGGAGGGGCTACCAGTGAATCCGAAGACATTAAGATCGGAGCACTTTTACCACTGACAGGAGATCTTGCTTCTATCGGAGAAGCAAGCCAGACAGCACTTGAAGTATCAGCTGAGGACATCAATGGCTATTTCTCAGGACTTGGTTCCGGAAAGAATGTGGAAGTAATTGTAAAAGATACTGAAAGCGATCCTGAGACAGCTCTGGAGCAGCTCAAGCAACTTGATGAAATGGGAATTACGATGGTTATCGGCCCGCAATCAAGCAACGAAGTAGAAGCTGTCCTGGAGTATGCAAACGAGAATGGTATCATCCTTCTGAGTACTGCATCAACAGCTCCGTCCTTAGCTATCCCTGACGATAATCTGTTCAGGCTTGTACCTGACGACACAAATCAGGGAATGGTACTGGCTACATTCATGCAGGAAGATGGTATCAGTACTGTGATCCCGATGTACAGGAATGATGTGTGGGGTAACGGACTCGTTGATGAGGTTGGAAAGAACTTTGAGACTCTTAACGGCACAGTGCTTGAGGGAGTAAGGTATGAAACAGAAAATGCGGACTTTTCTGCAGAAGTAGAGTCACTCAATGAAAAAGTAGTAGCAGCCACTTCAGAATATGATGAGGGTTCCATAGCTGTGGTCCTTTGTTCCTACGGAGAAGTAACAGAGATCTTTGCTTTAGCCCGTAACTATCCTGCTCTTTCAGAGGTCAACTGGTACAGCACAGATGGCATCGCGCTGAACAAGGGATTGATCAAGGATAATGATGCAGCCGGTTTTGCTGCAACAACCAATGTCAAAGCACCAATATACGGGTACATAAGGGCAAACGACAGATATCAGGAGATCGCACCCGGGATCGAAGAACAACTTGGAAGACTTCCTGAATCTTATGCATTGACAACATATGATGCTCTCTGGATAGCTACATTTGTTGATCTGGATTCCATCCCGAATAACGATGAAAGTGCAAGAATGGCAATGAAGACCATTACAGACACGCATTTTGGAATGAGCGGATGGACAATACTCGATGAGAACGGAGACCGGAAATACTGGAACTATGACATCTGGACAGTCACTAAAGAAGATGGAAGTTACCAGTGGGAACTCTGCGGCAAGATAATTCTGCCATATGAGGATAATATGCTCATTATGCAGGGCGAAGATCTGGGATTTGCTCAATGA
- a CDS encoding metallophosphoesterase yields the protein MNILHISDLHFGSRHWDGDDQVLLEKINSFNADIVINTGDNTTDGLEDECAEAGCFLKSINCKNVISTWGNHDKRNMRSHELFRKYIDKTEIISISETIKTRKNNIFLDREITKVEDNFTDINFIKSISINGKTVLIISIDTNELYSNDGYVEEEILNAVSKEIEQTEYDIPLLITHYSILGTDECPLKNSAALIDFVQKHKIEYVFCGHTHELEIMRTNDLYQEYSFTHFMCGSLSSRNHSNDDNMFLYYENVGSDDMHLHLIRIFLEMGKVYFKQEKVF from the coding sequence ATGAATATTTTACATATTTCTGATCTGCATTTCGGTTCTCGCCATTGGGATGGAGATGATCAGGTCCTGTTGGAGAAGATCAATTCATTTAATGCTGATATCGTCATCAATACCGGAGACAATACAACAGATGGCCTGGAAGATGAATGTGCTGAAGCGGGTTGCTTTCTAAAAAGCATTAATTGTAAAAATGTCATCTCCACCTGGGGAAATCATGACAAACGAAATATGCGATCCCATGAACTATTCCGCAAATATATTGACAAAACCGAGATAATTTCCATCTCTGAAACAATAAAAACACGGAAGAACAACATTTTTTTAGACCGGGAAATTACCAAAGTTGAAGATAATTTTACCGATATAAATTTCATCAAGTCCATTTCGATAAATGGAAAAACGGTATTAATAATCAGTATTGACACCAATGAACTGTACAGTAATGACGGGTATGTTGAAGAAGAGATCCTTAATGCTGTTTCAAAAGAAATTGAACAGACTGAATATGACATCCCTTTGTTGATCACCCATTATTCTATTTTAGGTACTGACGAATGTCCTCTAAAAAATTCCGCAGCACTGATAGATTTTGTGCAAAAACATAAAATCGAATACGTTTTTTGTGGTCATACCCACGAACTGGAAATTATGCGAACTAATGATCTATATCAGGAGTATTCCTTTACCCATTTTATGTGCGGCAGTTTGTCCTCTCGCAATCATTCCAACGACGATAACATGTTCTTGTATTATGAAAATGTGGGTAGCGATGATATGCATCTGCATCTGATACGAATCTTTTTAGAGATGGGTAAGGTATATTTCAAACAGGAAAAGGTCTTTTAA
- a CDS encoding GNAT family N-acetyltransferase: protein MKQRGWEIRKAIVDDAQGLKSCMDLAYTKYLDRLKGERLPPMDVDYEEEITHFPVWVAESDNEIVGGLILIFEDYYTTVANVAVRPDLQGTGLGRELMDLAESEAKRKGYLEMRLATHVLLTGNISFYNHLGWSEICRDDTRVYMRKMINV, encoded by the coding sequence ATGAAACAAAGAGGCTGGGAAATACGAAAAGCTATTGTTGATGATGCACAGGGTCTTAAAAGTTGTATGGATCTGGCTTACACAAAGTATCTGGACAGGCTCAAAGGTGAACGACTTCCACCCATGGATGTTGATTACGAAGAGGAGATCACGCATTTCCCTGTCTGGGTCGCTGAATCTGACAATGAAATAGTCGGTGGCCTGATCTTGATCTTCGAAGATTATTATACTACAGTAGCAAATGTGGCAGTACGTCCTGATCTCCAGGGAACTGGCTTAGGGCGGGAGCTAATGGATCTCGCGGAGTCAGAAGCTAAACGCAAAGGCTATTTGGAAATGCGTTTAGCAACCCATGTATTATTGACCGGGAATATTTCTTTTTATAACCATTTGGGCTGGTCAGAGATCTGTCGTGACGATACCCGTGTTTACATGAGGAAAATGATCAATGTTTAA
- a CDS encoding PAS domain-containing sensor histidine kinase — translation MIMILVNQEGKVEYVNRTTTIALGKGKKDSIGLLGGELFGCVNSFKAEGCGKNRKCSECTVRNSVMHSFETGESIYKQESELEIVTNGQSVTLNFLISTTLIQKNNEPLVLLTADDITEQKNNDLAFEEAIRKQKALEEIINNSSTMVFLWRAEDFWPADYASENVSKFGYSAEDFVLGRITYGDLVHPDDYQMVCDTLAEKCEDGNDNYTSEYRLITKDGKLLWVNEKTFILRNEEGVATHFQGIVQDITERKQAEEAMLRAKIAAEAANTAKTEFISNISHELRTPLTLIIGFSDLLCSEDYGSLNEYQKKYISKVLKNGNHLLELIDDLLDFSNIESGEMELHINEFFVSDAIDEIEALMRPLSKKKGIGLTCNINIEKPTIKADMLKFKQILYNLVNNSIKFTDPGGAVTIGGNISDRTVNFFVKDIGIGISPENQENLFKPFFQVDSSNSREYGGTGLGLALVKKFVEMHGGEVWVESELGKGSTFGFSMPNYPESTSCDQF, via the coding sequence ATGATCATGATCCTTGTCAATCAGGAAGGGAAAGTTGAATACGTCAATCGGACTACTACTATTGCACTAGGGAAAGGAAAAAAAGATAGTATTGGCCTTCTTGGTGGTGAACTGTTTGGATGTGTGAATTCGTTCAAAGCAGAAGGTTGCGGGAAAAACAGAAAATGCTCAGAATGTACTGTAAGAAACTCTGTTATGCACAGTTTTGAAACCGGTGAAAGCATTTACAAACAGGAAAGCGAGTTGGAGATCGTAACCAATGGACAGTCTGTAACACTTAATTTTTTAATTTCAACAACACTGATACAAAAAAATAATGAACCACTTGTGTTGCTAACTGCGGATGACATTACTGAACAGAAGAACAATGATCTTGCCTTTGAGGAAGCAATTCGGAAACAGAAGGCTCTGGAAGAGATCATAAACAATAGCTCTACAATGGTATTCTTGTGGAGGGCAGAGGATTTCTGGCCTGCAGATTATGCTTCTGAGAATGTTTCAAAATTTGGATACTCAGCTGAGGATTTCGTACTTGGACGAATTACTTATGGTGATCTGGTCCATCCCGATGATTATCAAATGGTATGTGATACACTTGCAGAGAAGTGCGAGGATGGCAATGACAACTATACCTCGGAATATCGTTTGATAACAAAGGATGGAAAGTTATTATGGGTAAATGAGAAGACCTTTATTCTGAGGAATGAGGAGGGAGTAGCAACTCACTTCCAGGGAATTGTTCAGGATATCACCGAACGCAAGCAAGCAGAGGAGGCAATGCTACGTGCAAAAATTGCTGCAGAAGCTGCCAACACGGCCAAGACCGAATTCATCTCAAATATAAGCCATGAGCTAAGAACTCCCCTTACTTTGATCATCGGATTCTCGGATCTACTTTGCAGTGAAGATTACGGCTCTTTGAATGAATATCAGAAGAAATACATATCCAAGGTTCTTAAAAATGGAAATCATCTTTTGGAGCTGATCGATGATCTTTTGGATTTCTCAAACATTGAATCCGGGGAAATGGAACTTCACATTAATGAATTCTTTGTATCCGATGCTATTGATGAAATAGAAGCATTGATGAGACCTCTTTCAAAAAAGAAGGGCATTGGCCTGACATGTAATATCAATATTGAAAAGCCTACCATAAAAGCAGACATGCTAAAATTCAAGCAGATTCTTTACAACCTCGTGAACAACTCCATCAAGTTCACAGATCCGGGGGGTGCAGTGACCATTGGAGGTAATATTTCTGATAGGACTGTTAATTTCTTCGTAAAGGATATTGGAATCGGCATTTCACCAGAGAATCAGGAAAATTTGTTCAAGCCTTTCTTTCAGGTGGATTCATCAAATTCAAGAGAATATGGTGGTACCGGGCTTGGCCTTGCTCTTGTCAAGAAGTTTGTTGAAATGCATGGCGGTGAGGTCTGGGTCGAAAGTGAGCTTGGAAAAGGAAGTACATTTGGATTTAGCATGCCAAATTATCCTGAAAGTACGTCCTGTGATCAGTTCTAA